GGGGTCACGTCAGAAAGTCCTAAGGAGAGTGGGGGGGGTAAGTGCAGAACAaactcaattttttttaaagaccagaTAGAGACTGGGAGAACGCTCAAGACCATGGCCCACAGTCACCATTCAGGTTGGAAATGAAACCTCTGTGGCTCGGTTTTCTGCCAATTAATAGACAAGGGAACAATTAGCACTAGAGATgtacacacaccttagaatagTCAGCCTTTTGATACCAAAAGGGCATCATTTACACAAAGTTCAGTAAGGTTGTTGtgaaagaaggagtgatggaAATAGGAGACCCAGCGAGGAAGTGGAATGAGAGAAGTTACATGAATGAAAGCAGACAAAGTGTATGTGAGTTGTTGAGTATAAAAGATGTACTTTGTTGCCCAACTCACAATACATTTTGAAATTGTTTAACTACCATAAGAAGGGAGTGAATGTGCCCCAATCAATTACTCAGGAAACTCCATCTGGGTGCTCACTCTGCTTGGGCAGGTTGGTGGTGGACCTCTGGGTCTGTCAAATAGTCACTGCTCTTTTCCTTTGTGCGCTGACCCACCAGGTACATCCATTTCTCCCACCATCACTCAACAAAGCATTTATGACTTACGAGGTTCTTCACAGCCACTTTGACATctttgtttctgaggctgtagatgatGGGGTTGAGCATGGGAGTCAGCACCCCGTAGAAGAGGGAGATGAGCTTGTCTGAAACATCCTGCTTGTCTGCTCCCAGGGGGTCCTTTGATTTGGGCTTTGCATACATGAAAAGAATAGTGCCGTAGAAGATGACCACCACTGTGAGATGAGCAGAGCAGGTGGAGAAGGCCTTTCGCCTCCCTTCAGCTGAGGGGATCCTCAGGATGGTGGTGAGGATGAACATGTAGGAGACAAAGATGAACAGCACCGGAGCCCCCAGGAAGATCACATTGGCTACCCCCATGCTGATCACATTCACGGCGATGTCAGCACAGGCCAACTTGAGAACGGCCAGGATCTCACAGGTGAAGTGGTTGATGACGTTGTCCCCACAGAAGGGCAGTTGGACTGCAAGAGAAATCTGTACCAAGGAGTTGGTCCCTCCAGCCAACCAGGAGCCGGCAGCCATGGGCACATAGGCAGCCTTGCTCATGATCACAGGGTACCTAAGGGGGttgcagatggccacataacGATCAAATGCCATCATGCCCAGGAGCACGCACTCTGTGGCTCCCATGGCAAAGGA
This window of the Tenrec ecaudatus isolate mTenEca1 chromosome 10, mTenEca1.hap1, whole genome shotgun sequence genome carries:
- the LOC142457879 gene encoding olfactory receptor 13C7-like; the encoded protein is MEVANQSAVAEFVLLGLSDQPTLEKTFFVLILLMYLVILLGNGVLILVTVFDSHLHTPMYFFLGNLSFLDICYTTSSIPLVLDGFLTPRKTISFTGCAVQMFLSFAMGATECVLLGMMAFDRYVAICNPLRYPVIMSKAAYVPMAAGSWLAGGTNSLVQISLAVQLPFCGDNVINHFTCEILAVLKLACADIAVNVISMGVANVIFLGAPVLFIFVSYMFILTTILRIPSAEGRRKAFSTCSAHLTVVVIFYGTILFMYAKPKSKDPLGADKQDVSDKLISLFYGVLTPMLNPIIYSLRNKDVKVAVKNLVSHKCFVE